From Microlunatus capsulatus, a single genomic window includes:
- the yjfF gene encoding galactofuranose ABC transporter, permease protein YjfF, producing the protein MTSPKHGPVIVTAVLFIVLFGVGGGLYEGFFSAQVLANLLVDNAFLLVLAVGMTFVILSGGIDLSVGAVMALSTVIAARLLQAGVGPAVTIVAVLAVASVLGLLVGGMIQHFGVQPFIATLAAMFLARGLCYVIAPQSISIDDPFFTTVASLQIPVWADVTVSPGAVIAVLVVLAAFLVLRATRFGRTVYALGGAESSSLLMGLAVNRTKIAVYVISGFCSGLAGILFSFYTLSGYSLTAIGAELDAIAAVVIGGTLLTGGYGFVLGSALGVLVLGTIQTIITFQGTLSSWWTRIFIGALLLVFIVLQKLLTTRRT; encoded by the coding sequence ATCACCAGCCCCAAGCACGGTCCCGTGATCGTCACCGCCGTCCTGTTCATCGTCCTGTTCGGGGTGGGCGGGGGTCTGTACGAGGGCTTCTTCTCCGCCCAGGTGCTCGCCAACCTGCTCGTCGACAACGCCTTCCTGCTGGTGCTGGCCGTCGGGATGACCTTCGTGATCCTCTCCGGCGGCATCGACCTCTCGGTAGGGGCGGTCATGGCCCTGTCCACCGTCATCGCCGCCCGGCTGCTGCAAGCCGGGGTGGGGCCGGCGGTCACCATCGTCGCCGTCCTCGCGGTCGCCTCCGTGCTCGGGCTGCTGGTGGGCGGGATGATCCAGCACTTCGGGGTGCAGCCGTTCATCGCCACCCTGGCGGCGATGTTCCTCGCGCGCGGGCTCTGCTACGTCATCGCCCCGCAGTCGATCTCCATCGACGACCCGTTCTTCACCACCGTCGCGTCCCTGCAGATCCCGGTCTGGGCCGACGTCACCGTCTCACCGGGCGCCGTCATCGCGGTGCTCGTCGTCCTCGCGGCGTTCCTGGTGCTCCGCGCCACCCGTTTCGGCCGAACCGTGTACGCCCTCGGCGGTGCGGAATCCTCCAGCCTGTTGATGGGACTGGCGGTGAACCGGACGAAGATCGCCGTCTACGTGATCAGCGGCTTCTGCTCTGGTCTGGCCGGCATCCTCTTCAGCTTCTACACCTTGTCGGGCTACAGCCTCACCGCGATCGGCGCCGAGCTGGACGCCATCGCCGCGGTGGTGATCGGGGGGACCCTCCTCACCGGCGGCTACGGCTTCGTGCTCGGCTCGGCCCTCGGCGTGCTGGTGCTGGGCACGATCCAAACGATCATCACGTTCCAGGGCACGCTCAGCTCCTGGTGGACGCGCATCTTCATCGGGGCGCTCCTACTGGTGTTCATCGTCCTGCAGAAGCTCTTGACGACGAGGCGGACCTGA